In Lycium ferocissimum isolate CSIRO_LF1 chromosome 7, AGI_CSIRO_Lferr_CH_V1, whole genome shotgun sequence, the sequence TTTTAAATTTCTttccgtctttttttttttttttatttttttttttttttttatttttggcatAACAAAACCTGGTCCAACTAGGAGAAGGAAAGAGTGACGATATATATAGACGCTATATATAGTAGTAACACAATAATATTTGTCTCACTTTACTTCGACTCACTTCAAGATTCCCAAACTATATATATTAGCCATAGCCAGTTCCCCTTCTTGCTCTATCGAATGCACTGAAAAAAAGATAGTTGTGAGGAATAAAGAGTATATTTTGTAGcatttaattttattctttcTAACTACTGATTCTATAAATTCTCAAATAGTTCCAACTGCTTTATAAAACACTGACAAATTAAAGTAACGAAAGTACATACATCTAGCACAGCCATGACATTGAAGAGATGTAGAGAAGAATTATTAGCAGTTTCAGTGGAGAAACTAGCAATGGCGAATTGTGCGGATATCATGAAGAAGAATGAATCATTAGGAAGACATAAACTCTTCGAGTGCAAGACATGCAAGAAAAAATTTGATTCGTTTCAAGCACTTGGCGGGCACAGAACAAGTCACAAGAATACAACAAATAAGCTCATGATGGCGAGTACTAATCTCACCGATGATTTATTACCTGTTAAGCCCAAAAAACACAAATGTTCCTTTTGTGGCGAAGAGTTCGCTTTGGGCCAAGCTTTGGGTGGACACATGAGAAAACATCGCAATGAGTTGAATCAACTTGagcaaaagaacaagaaatcgAAGGAGAATCCAAAGAGAGGTGAATTTGCAGAATTTGTTCACAAGAAAAATGATTTGGGTGACGATGGAGAAACTTTGGTCTTGGATTTGAATTTGACGCCGTATGAAAATGAGTTAATGACTGGGATAATTCCTGTTTAGTCTTGTTTGTAATTACTTCTTGAATCTTGACCAACTTCTGCATCTACAGCTAGGGATTGTAGAAATCTAGTTAGATACTTTAGAGATTTTGGATTTTGTTGTTGTGGCTTGGTGTACGTATGCAAGAGGGgcataatttattaatttttccaATGTACTATATTTTTGTGCAAATATTAATTTATCTGCAAGTTTCTGTTTgttattctttttcttggttGATGTTAAGTTAATTGCCACTCCTATTAGTTCATGTTGATTTAGTattaatgattaagattgagatgttgatttgatattgatgattaagattgatagcttaattttaggaatatattgtatttatgtattaattatgtaatattgtctttccttatttagTCTTAGAACTCATGCATAAGTACCCATTCTTATGGGTTGTATAATTATTCAGAAATACAAGAAGCCTTTTCTTCTTGCTAAAAATCTTCATGGTATCGAGCCATTCTTCTTTTTTAGGTGAGTTTTCTCCCTCGCAAAGACTAGGGTTATGTTTTATCAAAGAGGTCgagtttttctctctctttgtgGCTATCCGCCCAAAAAACTCCTCTCGTTTAGTTCATTTCTGGATTGTTTTTCTCTGTCGAGGTCGCTGGAACATTTTGAGCCTATCCCTAccagttttgattttttctgaTCACCGAAATTAGGATTCCGGCGTGGCAACCAACTTTCTGGCGATTTttttctggatttttttttccagatctcCGGTCGTAGGCCTATTTTGACGCTTCCCATCCAGGTTCTGAAGTTGCTCTTTTCAAATTCTAAATTTTGTTTGGGTTATTATCTGTTAAAATTATGGGTGACACAAAAATGGTAGATAATATGGGTGACACTACTTCTGGAGAGACTTAGTCTCAAGATGAAGTTCAACATCTTCGCCATCTTCTGAACAAACTTGACTCTTCTAGTATTGCTAACCCCAATTATGTGCAGTCAGGTATTGCTTTTAATGCTCAACTtaattgttggattattgattcTGGTGCGAATAGACACATGACAGGCTTTTCTAAAGGCCTTTAAAATTACTCTCCTAGTCCCAAAGGGGATTATGTTATAATAGTCAATGGCTCTGTAACCCCTGTCTTTGGAATAGGTTCAATCATTTGTACTCTTGATATTACCTTGTCATCCATTCTTCATGTGCCTGATTTTCCTATTAACCTATTATTTGTTAGCGTTATCACCAAAGAACTAAACTATAGTGTCAGATTCTTTCCTGATTATTGTGTTTTTCAAGACTTTCATACAGGGAAAAAGATTGGCAGTGGTAGATTGCATGATGGCTTATATTTGATCGATAGAACTCAAGACTCTGGTCAGGACTTTTTTGTAGGAAATAAGGATGTCAACCGAGAAATAATACAGTGGCATAGACGGTTGGGGCACCCatctttttttgctttaaaaaagTTATACCCTAGTTTATTTTCTAGAACTGAGTTCGAATCTTTGTCTTGTGATGCATGTGAATATGCCAAGCACACTAAAAACTCTTATCCTCTGAATGACAATAAATGCACATTTCCCTTTCTGACTATTCATTCTGATGTCTGGGGTCCTACTCAAACACTTTCTTTGTTTGGTAGTCGATGGTTTGTTACTTTTATCGATTGTTGCACTAGAATGACATGGGTATATATCCGTTAaaagccaaaagtgaagttttctcCTGTTTTCAGTCATTTCATAAGATGATTTGTACTCAGTTTGATGCTAAGATAAAGACATTTCAAACTGACAATGGCACAGAATACATGAATAAAACTTTTGGAGCTTACTTGGAGTCTTTTGCGATAATCCATCAAACTAGTTGTCCTTATACTAGTGCACAAAATAGGGTTGCTGAAAGAAAAAATAGGCATTTTTGTTAGAAGTAGCAAGATCCCTTTTGTTTACCATGAATCTGTCGAAGCCTTACTGGGGGGATGCCATTCTAGTAGCTCCCTACCTCATTAATAGAATGCCacttaaaactcttaattttTAGAGTCCTTTAGAAGCTTTAAAGGGTAGAAATGATTATACTATTCCTCCAAAGATATTTGGGTGTGTTTGCTTTGTTCACGCTAGGAACTCTGGGAAACTTGAACCTAGAGCTCTTAAATGTGTCTTTATTGGGTATTCTCCAACACATAAAGGGTACAAATGTTATCACCCTCCTTCTAGGAGATTCTTTGTCAGTATGGATGCTACCTTTCAGGAATCTGAGCCCTATTTCAATATTATACCATCACCTCTTCAGGGGAGGAATTATAAGGAAGAAGAGATGGTTTTTCCTAGTTCCATTGTTGAAACTACTGCCACAAGGGAAAgtgaaattggagaaagaattcAGGGGGAGACTGTTGAAACTACTTCCACAAGGGAAAgtgaaattggagaaagaattcATTGGGAGACAATTGGGCGTTTGGATAGGCCTGATTTGATAACTTACTCAAGGAGAAATAGAGCAAAAAAAGCCATCATGCAACCTGCCGAAGCCGAACCTTCTTCGTTTGGTGAGTTATCTATACTTCCTAATGAGTTAGATTTGCCTATTGCTCACAGGAAAGGAGTCAGGTCTTGCACTAAACACCCTTTATCTATCTTTGTTTCCTATAATTCTTTGTCGCCCTTCTATAGAGCCTTTGCCTTGTCTATTTCTTCTATGTGTATTCCCCAGAATTGGAGGGAAGCTTTTGCATATTCTAAATGGAAGCAATCTATGATGGAAGAAATGAAGGCCTTATCAAAGAATGAGACTTGGGAACTTGTCGTATCACCACCAGACAAGAAGTTGGTTAGTTGCAAATGGGTCTTCACTGTAAAACATAAAGCAGATGGTTCCATTGAAAGGTTCAAAGCAAGATTGGTGGCTAAAGGATTCACTCAGAGTTATGGAGTGGATTACCAAGAGACATTTGCTCCGGTTGCAAAAATGAACACTATTAGAATTCTTCTGTCTTGTGCAGCTAATCTTGACTGGGACTTACAACAGTTTGATGTGAAGAAATGCATTTCTTCATGGAGACTTAGAAGAAGAGGTGTACATGGAAATTCGTCCTGGTTTGGTACTGAAGAAAGTCAAGGAAAGGTATGCAGACTGAAGAAAGCCTTGTACGGATTGAAGCAATCTCCTAGAGCTTGGTTTGACAAATTCTATAAAGTAATGATCTCATTTGGTTACCAACAAAGCAATGCGGATCACACCCTCTTTATAAGACATCAAAAGGGTAAACTCACTCCTCTCATAGTTTATGTTGATAACATAGTAATGACAGGAGATGACAAAGAGGAGATGACCCGATTGAAGAAATTGTTGGCACAGGAATGTGAGATCAAGGATCTAGGAAAATTGCAGTACTTCTTGGGAATTGAAGTTGCTAGATCAAAAAGAGGAATCTTCATTTATCAAAGAAAGTATGTTTTGGATCTCTTGAAAGAAACAGGTATGATAGGTTGCAAACCAGTAGAATTACCTATTGAAAGCAATCACAAACTACAAAGAGGAGTTGGAAAGTCAGTTGATAAAGAGAGATATCAGAGGCTGGTTGGAAGACTTATTTATCTCTCGTACTAGACCAGACATAGCCTATTCAGTCATTCTGGTGAGTCAGTTTATGCATGATCTCGGAGATCCTCATATGCAAGTTGTCTTTCACATTTTGCGGTATCTGAAGTCTGCTCCAGGAAAAGGTTTACTTTACTCCAGACATGGTCACCTCCAAATAGAAGCCTTTATAGATGCAGATTGGGATGGATCTCTAGATAACAGAAGGTCTATATCCGGTTACTGTGCACTCATAGGAGAAAACTTTCACTTGGAGAAGCAAGAAGCAAAGTGTAGTTGCTAGATCAAGTGCGGAGGCAGAATATAAAGTTATGGCCCAGGGTGTTTGTGATCTTTTGTGGTTACAAAAGATACTAGAAGAATTGAGATTGTCTGGAAAAAAGAAACTTTCCTTGTATAGTGACAACAAGGTCGCAATCAAGATAGCTCGAAATCCGAAATCAAGATGACCGAACAAAGCATGTTGAAATTGATCGACACTTCATCAAACAAAAAGTCTCGGGTGGTGTCTTGAGTTTGTTCCAGAGTCATTGGAAAACAACTAGCTGATGTGTTTACCAAAGGCCTCAGCAAATGGACTTTTCATACACTGGTTTGCAAGTTGGGCATGTGCGACATCTTTGCACCAACTTTATGGGGTGGAGGGGGGGGAGGGGAGTATTGATTTGGTAtgaatgattaagattcagatgttgatttgatattgatgattaaGATTGATAGCTCAATTTTAGGAATATATTGTGTTAATGTAATTGATTGTGTAATattgtctttccttatttagTCTTATAACTCATGTATAAGTACCCATTCTTATGGGTTGTATAATTATTCAGAAATACAAGAAGTCTTTTCTTCTTGCTAAAAATCTTCAGTTCATAATGACTTGAATTCGAGATTTGTTCACCGTCTTACAGCAATACATATGTGCACTAACTGATCCCCGCAGAGGATTCGTTTCATCACGTCTTCAAATTGAGACGGAACATGACATTTGAATTAGTGAAACAActttttttaacttaaaaaaaattatatggtatttattttatgacattatgcgATTATCTATTATGAGATATTACTCTTTTAGAGCAGATTTGATCAAATTGGATAGTTATGTTTCAGGTAAATTAATCAAGTTGGATGATTTTGCTAATTTTTCAGAATTAGGGGGTATAAATcatatttacaatttttttttttagaaaaagtacATTTAAACAACCAAATATGATTTGCAAAAAGTACAACCAAACAGAAcctcatcttcaactccaactacaaaaattccaaataaaatgaaaaatatttgtgTCTATGGCCAAATGACCACTTAGTAAATCCTAAACTCAACTGTAAATCTAGTGTAAACCCACAAGTGAGGTAtagggagggtaggatgtacgcagaccttacctctatctTTATGGGGTAGGGAGGCTATTCCGATAGACCCTAGACTCGAACGAAACGACAGAGATGTGACATCAAATAGCAAGGTAAAAAGCATggtatcaagaaacatatagcAACAAAGTAGCACGATAAAAATCAATGAGGCAACATATAGTAATAcatattgaagaaaataaactaCATGATTACTACCTAATAATATTGATACGGA encodes:
- the LOC132062353 gene encoding zinc finger protein ZAT12-like, translated to MTLKRCREELLAVSVEKLAMANCADIMKKNESLGRHKLFECKTCKKKFDSFQALGGHRTSHKNTTNKLMMASTNLTDDLLPVKPKKHKCSFCGEEFALGQALGGHMRKHRNELNQLEQKNKKSKENPKRGEFAEFVHKKNDLGDDGETLVLDLNLTPYENELMTGIIPV